The genomic DNA actaggtaaatttatgatcttatttcattttgtatatttattctataaatatttgtaactaatattatttatcttgttttgtttaggttcattacaaccggactggattacagtcttacccccaaaaataaaattatattttatcgtcaactgttggatcgtctccgagcacaggatgtattaccactaaatcactcaacttctaactgatttattaatgtcatgcattctcgataaataacatatttacttttttctttgcagtttatttggaggccatatttgggattggaacatcaacccaaccccgaagatgcagctgtttggacagcaaaaacggccataatgcggttcaccactgtggagatgcaccaaagtgaccgtgtcaagcttcaattcggaatgcatcaagacatcccaggccccccaatgtccatggaaccttggcatctaaaaaaagtcagccaccagtggtatgcccaaaattggaaggaatttgctaaggagtttcgaaaaatgtggaaagaccgtgcccactatgttctacaatttccggtggcgcccaacgaaatgaagccgacaagggaatatgtggaatggtatagagcaaataccaatccagaaatgattgtgtctgacccgttctatttggacgatccccggatgcaacagccatatttccaacaacaacaaccaccacagtattcccaacaacaacaaccaccaccttattaccaacaacaaccaccacaaccattttaccaacaacaaccaccaccaccttattaccaacaacaaccaccaccaccatattaccaacaacaacaaccacaacacatgtccaccccccaaccaaatcaacaatacataccacaaactcaatcccaataccatgaagactaccaacaacaaactcaacattcccaccaccatcaacagtcccaacacctaccacaatatcaatccccctacttccaccaatcccaacacttccaaCACGACAATTTCCcaagctcttccagtcctccacctagccccgacacgggtatacaagaggactaccaacaggactactacacaccacaacaaacattgcactttggccaacccgattcaaccctaaactaccaaagaccacaattcgagggcgcacccagcagtagtcagtttgtcccaccgagacaaagcttcgAGGCACTTTGTTTTAATTTCATTGTATGAGCTAGAATTAACATAAATACATTTTTAGAAAATTAGTGTTATGATTTGTGCCAAATGATTATTTTGGAACATATATTGGAAGTATCCTTGATTGAAGTCATTCACAGCACTAAAAGTGTGAATCAAGTCAATATAACTGTTATTATTATTTGGTTACCATATTGAGATATTAAAATTATTAGGGGTGTGTGAGTGTCTTGATATAAATATAGAGTCAAGTCTTACATTTTATTTACTTTAAAATGACAACTCTTTGGCATGTTGTCCTTTTAATTGTTCTTTTAGTTTCTCTCGGTAATACTCCAATAAATGCCAAGCTTTCAATCGATGTAGGAGAGAGTATTATAAAAATTCAAACTATGTTATCAGAAAATGTGAGATACAATTGTGGCTCGGCGGGAAGCTTTGCGGGATCTTCGGGATCAACATCTCAAATAGTAGTTGCATCTTCCACTAATACTGAATGTGATGTCCTGCGAAGCAGTTATAATAGTGTATTTCTTGCTCATGATGTTGCATATGATCAAAATCATATCTTTATATTTTGGCAGATAAGGTCGGATGGGTTGTATCATAGTTGGGATGAACAATCATGGGTAAAAAGAGCTAACTGGAACCCTACTTTTTGATGAATAATATATTGTCATAATAATACTTATATAATAATGTTGCATATATTATATATTTATCATATTTTATTACTTTTGATATTTTGcaatatttttaatttatatttttttcattattttcataGTTGGGATGAACAATCATGGGTAAAAAGAGCTAAATGGAATCCTACTTTTTGATGAATAATATATACTATTTGATGAATAATATATTGTcataataatattaatataataatgTTGCATATATTATATTTTCATCATATTTTATTACTTTTGATATTTTGcaatatttttaatttattttttttcattatttttataCCACTTAAAATATCGATGCACGCGTTTGTTAATTTAAAGAAcataattattattaaaaaaagGTTAAAAGATCTACTTATTACATAACGAATTTAAAGGAATTCTACTGTAATTTTACcagaataaaataatttttttaaattttagaTTAGTTT from Lathyrus oleraceus cultivar Zhongwan6 unplaced genomic scaffold, CAAS_Psat_ZW6_1.0 chrUn0954, whole genome shotgun sequence includes the following:
- the LOC127115066 gene encoding protein MAINTENANCE OF MERISTEMS-like translates to MSLLTMGQEHRGTRANIASFDPKKFRQRSHPMPYPDPWCVPYIERAGFGHVMHVVNATIDAKFILALCERWRPETHTFHLPTGECTVTLEDVYMLLGLRIDGKPVTGNVQQPNQICVQMLGVDLVEGEGSAKARGQGIKLSSLQLYHDSITLTEESSEQEKVIKTRVYIMLLFGNLLFPEGTGNSINFMYLSLLGDIDRISTYSWGSAVLAFLYSSLCKNAQNEHCTFSGCAFLLQTWGWWRLPRLAPENPNDYSFPYATRFITTGLDYSLTPKNKIIFYRQLLDRLRAQDFIWRPYLGLEHQPNPEDAAVWTAKTAIMRFTTVEMHQSDRVKLQFGMHQDIPGPPMSMEPWHLKKVSHQWYAQNWKEFAKEFRKMWKDRAHYVLQFPVAPNEMKPTREYVEWYRANTNPEMIVSDPFYLDDPRMQQPYFQQQQPPQYSQQQQPPPYYQQQPPQPFYQQQPPPPYYQQQPPPPYYQQQQPQHMSTPQPNQQYIPQTQSQYHEDYQQQTQHSHHHQQSQHLPQYQSPYFHQSQHFQHDNFPSSSSPPPSPDTGIQEDYQQDYYTPQQTLHFGQPDSTLNYQRPQFEGAPSSSQFVPPRQSFEALCFNFIV